The following are from one region of the Cloacibacillus sp. An23 genome:
- a CDS encoding immunity 51 family protein: protein MEITENFERTIAPFFWIGHDESASVCLNVGEYLQDVFDARSGDGFEGNGYDWASLAQVFLNEKCPRLLGKVDFDPEGSMFCAYSEDAEALMEFILKFKEACENRPLIADLFSRAELD from the coding sequence ATGGAAATCACTGAGAATTTTGAGCGGACTATAGCGCCCTTCTTCTGGATAGGGCACGACGAATCTGCCTCAGTGTGTCTGAACGTCGGCGAATATTTACAGGACGTTTTCGACGCGCGCTCAGGCGACGGCTTTGAGGGAAACGGCTACGACTGGGCAAGCCTCGCGCAGGTTTTCCTCAATGAGAAATGTCCGCGCCTGTTAGGCAAGGTTGACTTCGACCCCGAGGGAAGCATGTTCTGCGCATATTCCGAGGACGCGGAGGCGCTCATGGAATTTATTCTGAAATTTAAGGAAGCGTGCGAGAACCGGCCGCTGATTGCAGATTTATTCAGCCGCGCGGAACTGGACTGA
- the lysA gene encoding diaminopimelate decarboxylase, whose amino-acid sequence MFLNYEEVSEITAEYGSPVYVYSEAVLRDRCRTLMDAFEGRIHPSFSVKANNNLTLLDIIREEGYGADAMSPGEIYLLERAGFQSDEIFYIGNNVSEDELRFCIDRDITVSVDSLSQLERFGRINRGGSVAVRFNPGVGAGHCDKVVTGGKKTKFGVEPKYCREVKEVIEKYDLKLVGINQHIGSLFLDPAPYVEAAANLLDMVAENFRGLEFVDFGGGFGVPYRPEEKPLDFVALRDALFPLLDAFVGRYDNKFVHFKCEPGRFVCAECGALLGTVFAVKENYGETYVGTDVGFNVLMRPVLYGSYHEVEVVSARGGEEQSGTKKVNVVGNICESGDIIAKDRELPRVEEGDFIAVMNAGAYGYSMASNYNCRLRPAEVLKTLDGGFRMIRAADTFESLVENF is encoded by the coding sequence ATGTTTTTAAATTATGAGGAAGTTTCTGAAATAACGGCGGAGTACGGTTCTCCCGTATACGTTTACAGCGAGGCGGTATTGAGGGATCGCTGCCGCACGCTTATGGACGCGTTCGAGGGGAGGATACACCCCAGCTTTTCTGTGAAGGCCAACAATAATCTCACTCTGCTCGATATAATACGCGAGGAAGGCTACGGGGCAGACGCTATGTCGCCTGGAGAGATTTATCTGCTTGAAAGGGCCGGTTTCCAGAGCGACGAGATATTTTATATAGGCAACAACGTTTCGGAGGACGAGCTGCGTTTCTGTATCGACCGCGATATAACCGTCAGCGTCGATTCCCTGTCGCAGCTCGAGCGGTTCGGGCGCATCAACAGAGGCGGGAGCGTCGCCGTGCGCTTTAACCCCGGTGTCGGAGCCGGACACTGCGACAAGGTAGTGACGGGCGGCAAGAAGACGAAATTCGGCGTCGAGCCTAAGTATTGCCGCGAGGTCAAGGAAGTTATTGAAAAATACGATTTGAAGCTCGTCGGCATCAATCAGCATATAGGCTCGCTGTTTCTTGACCCGGCGCCGTACGTCGAGGCCGCGGCGAATCTGCTCGATATGGTGGCGGAAAATTTCCGCGGGCTTGAGTTCGTGGATTTCGGCGGCGGCTTTGGTGTGCCGTACCGCCCGGAGGAGAAACCGCTCGATTTCGTCGCTCTGCGCGACGCCCTCTTCCCGCTGCTCGACGCGTTCGTCGGACGCTACGACAACAAGTTCGTGCATTTCAAGTGCGAACCCGGGCGTTTCGTCTGCGCCGAGTGCGGCGCGCTGCTCGGCACGGTTTTCGCCGTTAAGGAGAATTACGGAGAGACCTACGTAGGTACAGACGTCGGCTTCAACGTGCTTATGCGCCCTGTGCTCTACGGCTCATATCACGAGGTCGAGGTCGTCTCCGCCCGCGGCGGCGAAGAGCAGAGCGGCACGAAGAAGGTGAACGTCGTCGGCAACATATGTGAGAGCGGCGACATAATAGCGAAGGATCGAGAGCTTCCGCGCGTGGAGGAGGGCGACTTCATCGCCGTGATGAACGCCGGGGCCTACGGCTATTCTATGGCGTCGAACTATAACTGCCGCCTGCGTCCGGCGGAGGTGCTTAAAACTCTCGACGGAGGCTTTAGGATGATACGCGCTGCGGACACCTTCGAAAGCCTAGTGGAAAATTTCTAA
- a CDS encoding malic enzyme-like NAD(P)-binding protein yields MKEDIFERSLEMHKDLKGKLRIECRKQIESMEDLSLVYTPGVAEPCRAIARDEDELWNVTIKNNLVAVITDGSAVLGLGDIGPAASLPVMEGKSCLFKRFAGIDSIPLAVSTKDVDEFVETVSRISVSFGGINLEDISAPRCFEIERKLQEKLDIPVFHDDQHGTAVIALAAYKNALRLTGRSLEDSVLVINGAGAAGSSIARYFLAAGVKNIIMCDINGALCDGHPDGLNPAQIELAKITNPEHRRGGLADVIKGADAFLGVSRPGLLTGDMVRSMAKSPVVFAMANPTPEIFPDEALEAGASVVATGRSDFPNQVNNCLGFPGIFRGALDVRARRINEAMKLAASEALASLVSDSDLSPQYIIPSALDERVVPAVASAVAKAARMTGVARI; encoded by the coding sequence ATGAAGGAAGATATTTTCGAACGTTCGCTTGAAATGCACAAGGATTTAAAAGGCAAGCTTCGTATTGAATGCCGTAAGCAGATCGAAAGCATGGAGGATCTTTCCCTTGTTTATACGCCAGGGGTGGCGGAGCCGTGCCGAGCCATAGCTCGGGACGAGGACGAGCTGTGGAACGTCACTATAAAAAACAACCTCGTAGCGGTGATAACAGACGGCTCCGCCGTACTTGGGCTCGGCGACATCGGGCCGGCGGCTTCGCTTCCGGTGATGGAGGGCAAAAGCTGTTTGTTTAAACGTTTTGCAGGGATTGATTCTATTCCTCTCGCGGTATCGACCAAAGACGTCGATGAGTTCGTGGAGACGGTTTCGAGGATCTCAGTTTCGTTCGGAGGCATTAACCTGGAGGATATTTCCGCCCCGCGCTGTTTTGAAATAGAACGGAAGCTGCAGGAAAAGCTTGATATACCGGTTTTTCACGACGACCAGCACGGCACCGCGGTCATCGCTTTAGCGGCATATAAAAACGCTCTTCGCCTTACGGGACGGAGCCTTGAGGATTCGGTACTTGTGATAAACGGAGCGGGAGCGGCCGGCAGTTCGATAGCGCGCTATTTCCTTGCCGCCGGAGTTAAGAACATAATCATGTGCGATATTAACGGCGCGCTATGCGACGGACATCCGGATGGGCTGAACCCAGCGCAGATCGAGCTGGCCAAAATTACGAATCCTGAGCACAGGCGCGGCGGGTTGGCCGACGTCATAAAAGGTGCAGACGCGTTTCTCGGCGTTTCGCGCCCGGGCCTTTTGACAGGAGATATGGTGCGCAGTATGGCTAAATCACCCGTCGTGTTCGCTATGGCAAACCCGACTCCAGAAATTTTCCCGGACGAGGCGCTGGAAGCCGGAGCTTCGGTCGTTGCAACGGGACGCAGCGACTTCCCGAACCAGGTCAACAACTGCCTCGGTTTCCCAGGAATTTTCAGGGGAGCGCTTGACGTTCGCGCGCGCCGTATTAACGAGGCTATGAAGCTTGCGGCCTCCGAAGCGCTTGCGTCTCTCGTTTCCGATTCTGACTTGTCGCCGCAGTATATAATACCTTCGGCCCTTGATGAGCGCGTCGTCCCGGCCGTTGCTTCGGCCGTGGCTAAAGCCGCGCGTATGACCGGCGTTGCCAGGATTTAA
- a CDS encoding FmdE family protein, with protein sequence MADKESLYEKCVEFHGHSCGGLLIGFRAALYAMEYFGLERRAGDEEIVCVAENDACGVDAIQALLGCTAGKGNLIFRLRGKQAFTFYERKSGKAFRIVLKETEFADKEAKKAFMLNARSDEIFDLGEAPFPLPAKAKIYASHPCAACGEKTAEPWLRVKDSTLLCIDCWERQS encoded by the coding sequence ATGGCTGACAAAGAAAGTTTATACGAAAAATGCGTAGAATTTCACGGGCATTCGTGCGGCGGGCTGCTTATCGGGTTTCGGGCCGCGCTGTACGCGATGGAATACTTCGGCCTCGAAAGACGCGCCGGGGACGAAGAGATTGTATGCGTCGCAGAAAACGACGCCTGCGGCGTAGACGCGATACAGGCGCTGCTCGGCTGCACCGCAGGCAAGGGAAATCTGATATTCCGGCTGCGCGGAAAACAGGCTTTCACCTTCTACGAAAGAAAAAGCGGCAAAGCTTTCCGCATCGTATTGAAGGAAACGGAGTTCGCCGACAAAGAAGCGAAAAAGGCGTTCATGCTGAACGCCCGCTCTGATGAGATATTCGACCTCGGCGAAGCCCCCTTCCCTCTTCCTGCGAAGGCGAAAATATACGCCTCACATCCCTGCGCCGCCTGCGGCGAAAAAACGGCGGAGCCGTGGCTGAGAGTGAAAGACAGCACGTTGCTCTGCATTGACTGCTGGGAAAGACAAAGTTAG
- a CDS encoding alpha/beta fold hydrolase has product MFKNLELLVGDKLIRGDARIPDDGGRFPAVCFFHGFSVDRIGLMRLHELFARRCEKAGIACVKFDFYGCGESDGDFSEMRYTGEKQQARAIYEWTREQEWCDPSKLFLVGHSLGGAIASNIAPGLRPKAIVLWAPGNYVYYDISSRVHAVPGRYEEFYDVGGLKLSGEFISEVRGINIVEDARGYDGSVLIIHGEEDEKVPVYASGLYMDMYGPQAELEVIPGANHQFSSVAWKEKVYDLSIDFIKKHC; this is encoded by the coding sequence ATGTTCAAAAATTTAGAGCTTCTCGTCGGCGATAAACTCATCAGGGGAGACGCCAGAATACCGGACGATGGCGGGCGTTTTCCTGCGGTCTGTTTTTTCCATGGTTTCAGCGTAGACCGAATAGGCTTGATGCGCCTTCACGAGCTGTTCGCCAGGCGCTGCGAAAAAGCCGGGATCGCATGCGTTAAATTTGATTTTTACGGATGCGGGGAGAGCGACGGGGATTTTTCCGAGATGCGCTATACCGGCGAAAAGCAGCAGGCCCGAGCTATTTACGAGTGGACGAGAGAGCAGGAATGGTGCGACCCCTCAAAGCTGTTTTTAGTCGGCCACAGCCTCGGCGGGGCGATAGCCTCCAACATCGCGCCCGGCCTGCGCCCCAAAGCGATAGTTCTTTGGGCTCCCGGCAACTATGTGTATTACGACATCAGCAGCAGGGTGCACGCCGTCCCGGGACGCTACGAGGAGTTTTACGACGTCGGCGGTCTGAAGCTTTCGGGAGAGTTCATCTCCGAGGTGCGCGGAATAAACATAGTAGAAGACGCCAGAGGGTATGACGGCAGCGTTCTGATAATACATGGAGAGGAAGATGAAAAGGTCCCCGTATACGCCTCCGGGCTATATATGGATATGTACGGCCCTCAGGCGGAGCTTGAAGTGATTCCGGGCGCCAACCATCAATTCAGCTCCGTCGCGTGGAAAGAGAAAGTGTATGATCTGAGTATAGATTTTATAAAGAAACACTGCTAA
- a CDS encoding TRAP transporter large permease, with protein sequence MTGMMIGVLFACLMLTVPIAVSLGISCVFAFSLFSGGANMVQMLAQSTVTSIDSFSLLAVPFFMLVGSLMEYGGIAKKLVNVAELLTGAMPGGLGMAAILASMFFAAISGSGPATAAAIGSIMIGAMTAQGYSKGYAGALIAAGSTIGPVIPPSIPMIMYGVTIGVSVSYMFIGGIIPGILMGVVLMIYNYFESKKRGYKGKESKAKTSAERARVFKEAIPAILMPLIVLGGIYSGVFTPTESAVIGVVYSLIVAVFVYRQLTWERFCNAMFEATITSATIMILFGAANTLGRILTINSVPTHITEWMLSITSSSAVIMLMLNIALLIIGMFLDTISSIVLFAPIFAPIASAIGYDPLHFGIIMVINLCIGMITPPMGGNLFVAQRVSNTTFEEIFKDTFPMIIVLYALLAVLVIFPDITLCLPKLLGYVSSI encoded by the coding sequence ATGACCGGTATGATGATAGGCGTGCTGTTCGCGTGCCTTATGCTGACAGTGCCTATAGCTGTTAGCTTGGGTATAAGCTGTGTCTTCGCTTTTTCACTTTTCAGCGGCGGCGCAAATATGGTGCAGATGTTGGCGCAGTCTACGGTGACGAGCATAGATTCTTTCTCACTGCTTGCGGTGCCGTTTTTCATGCTGGTAGGAAGTCTCATGGAGTACGGCGGCATAGCCAAAAAGCTTGTAAACGTAGCTGAACTTCTTACAGGAGCGATGCCGGGCGGACTCGGTATGGCGGCTATACTCGCCTCGATGTTTTTTGCAGCGATTTCCGGCTCCGGTCCTGCGACAGCCGCAGCGATAGGCAGCATCATGATAGGGGCTATGACGGCCCAGGGATATTCCAAGGGATACGCCGGAGCGCTGATCGCCGCTGGAAGTACGATAGGTCCCGTCATTCCTCCGTCCATCCCGATGATAATGTACGGAGTGACTATTGGAGTGTCGGTCAGCTATATGTTTATCGGAGGCATCATTCCCGGGATACTTATGGGAGTCGTGCTCATGATATACAATTATTTCGAGAGTAAGAAGCGCGGCTATAAAGGCAAAGAATCTAAAGCAAAGACGTCAGCGGAAAGGGCGCGTGTGTTTAAGGAAGCTATCCCGGCTATCCTCATGCCGCTGATAGTGCTCGGCGGCATATATTCCGGCGTTTTTACACCTACGGAGTCCGCCGTTATAGGCGTCGTCTACTCGCTGATCGTCGCCGTGTTCGTCTACCGCCAGCTCACATGGGAACGTTTCTGCAACGCTATGTTCGAAGCTACGATAACATCCGCCACGATCATGATACTTTTCGGAGCGGCGAATACCCTCGGCAGGATACTCACCATAAACAGCGTCCCGACTCATATCACTGAGTGGATGCTGTCCATCACGTCATCAAGCGCGGTCATAATGCTGATGCTGAACATCGCCCTGCTGATTATAGGTATGTTCCTAGACACTATCTCTTCCATCGTGCTCTTCGCGCCGATATTCGCCCCGATAGCTTCCGCGATAGGCTACGATCCGCTGCATTTCGGGATAATAATGGTCATAAACCTCTGCATAGGCATGATAACCCCTCCGATGGGCGGGAATTTGTTCGTGGCCCAGAGGGTGTCAAACACAACGTTCGAAGAAATATTCAAAGACACGTTCCCGATGATCATAGTGCTTTACGCGCTGTTGGCGGTGCTGGTCATATTCCCCGACATTACGCTTTGCCTCCCTAAGCTTCTGGGATATGTATCAAGTATATAA
- a CDS encoding TRAP transporter small permease gives MEERRTMDGTARKEPFYNLIEKYLIVAMLIVMTVIISFNIVTRFVFNYTLSWGEQLARFLLVWSSFAGISWCGRIDVHMRVTAIALALKKSPQTFQKIYLLGDIVAICYGFYMSYEIFQVMSLVKAQGQVLSALPLIPKWTMYLAGVLGMAGMSLRIIQRRVVAVKSGNHMEKEGAE, from the coding sequence ATGGAGGAAAGAAGAACGATGGACGGAACGGCGAGAAAAGAACCGTTTTATAATCTGATAGAAAAATATCTTATCGTTGCGATGCTCATAGTAATGACTGTGATAATATCGTTCAATATCGTTACAAGATTTGTATTCAACTATACGCTTTCATGGGGAGAACAGCTCGCGCGTTTTCTGCTTGTATGGAGCTCCTTCGCCGGAATAAGCTGGTGCGGAAGGATAGACGTGCATATGAGGGTCACGGCGATAGCTCTCGCGCTGAAGAAAAGCCCGCAGACCTTCCAGAAGATATATCTGCTGGGCGACATAGTTGCGATATGCTACGGCTTTTATATGTCCTATGAAATATTTCAGGTCATGAGCTTGGTTAAGGCGCAGGGGCAGGTTTTATCGGCGCTTCCGCTTATACCGAAATGGACTATGTATCTTGCAGGCGTTCTCGGCATGGCCGGAATGTCGCTGCGTATTATCCAGAGGCGTGTAGTCGCGGTGAAGTCCGGTAACCATATGGAAAAGGAGGGAGCTGAATAA
- a CDS encoding TRAP transporter substrate-binding protein codes for MKKLSVCLLVLMAAIAAFMPAAWAAEDADPTKGEKVVIKIAHVSQAGVPIDVASNKLGEDLSKKTDGRITVQVFPASALGNNTELLEQLQMGTLEMAISSVAFLGAFTDSTKLLDLPYLFESDAAAEEVLDGPVGQKIFSQLEPSGFKGLAWLATGWRHVTSNTEVRKPEDMQGQKIRVMENQMHIDHFNALGASAVPMAFSELYTALQNKTMDAEENPFANIDGNRLYEVQKYIIKTGHIYDTSPLLASKVWWDKLSKADQELIQGCVNDMLKFERKLSAENEAELEAKIGSNGKNVIITLTPEERAAFKNAAKPVYDKYGPQIGEDLIKQVEEVNKKYK; via the coding sequence ATGAAAAAATTGAGTGTTTGTCTGTTGGTTCTTATGGCTGCGATAGCGGCGTTTATGCCGGCTGCCTGGGCCGCGGAGGATGCGGACCCGACCAAGGGTGAAAAAGTGGTGATCAAGATAGCGCACGTCAGTCAGGCTGGGGTGCCTATCGACGTCGCATCTAACAAACTTGGAGAAGATTTGAGCAAGAAGACGGACGGAAGGATCACGGTGCAGGTGTTCCCTGCTTCTGCGCTTGGCAACAACACGGAGCTGCTGGAACAGCTCCAGATGGGAACGCTAGAGATGGCTATATCCTCAGTTGCTTTCCTTGGTGCGTTTACGGATTCTACGAAGCTTTTGGATCTTCCGTACCTGTTTGAGTCGGACGCGGCCGCGGAAGAGGTTCTCGACGGCCCGGTCGGTCAGAAAATATTCTCTCAGCTCGAGCCGTCCGGCTTCAAAGGGCTCGCGTGGCTGGCTACCGGGTGGCGTCACGTAACGTCGAATACTGAAGTCAGAAAGCCTGAAGATATGCAAGGGCAGAAAATCCGAGTGATGGAGAACCAAATGCACATAGACCACTTCAATGCGCTCGGCGCGTCCGCGGTGCCTATGGCTTTCTCGGAGCTTTACACAGCCCTCCAAAATAAAACGATGGACGCCGAAGAAAACCCTTTTGCCAACATCGACGGCAACAGGCTGTATGAAGTGCAGAAGTACATAATCAAGACAGGGCACATATACGACACGAGTCCGCTGCTCGCCTCCAAGGTCTGGTGGGACAAGCTCTCGAAGGCAGACCAGGAGCTCATACAGGGATGCGTCAACGACATGCTGAAGTTTGAGCGGAAGCTGTCCGCGGAAAACGAAGCGGAGCTTGAAGCGAAGATAGGAAGCAACGGCAAGAACGTGATCATTACGCTGACCCCTGAAGAGCGCGCCGCTTTTAAAAACGCCGCGAAGCCGGTCTATGACAAGTATGGGCCGCAGATAGGCGAAGATCTGATCAAGCAGGTAGAAGAAGTCAATAAAAAATATAAATAG
- the dctP gene encoding TRAP transporter substrate-binding protein DctP has protein sequence MYELVENIRSVCGVRAFIADLSFKILVPRHDAESEGIQRELDRYSAPDAANIAALPRGDLTVYKYVFDGSPLCIFIIKNANARFIISYMKTLADILLRGSKRQAYDNSVNTRDILINQISGTNAESREFSALIEDFGYSRVCRRCAVLFEITRLRSGDENNFDFSPPPFESLINESPHSLSGEDIYGFLTSKRYMVYKDVSSIKENEMTEYIQDYARIILRAMADVAGYECRVGIGSVYHNIFDLRNSYLEASFLLSNFEYLNNAAGNRVLHIDGFIFEYLSEVAGLDNWRTRFRSIDEALPDGSGMLRAAIELSRNGINTTRAAEKCGVHRNTMIQRFTRLKAAAGIDPANSDRDRMLLRAFALNRNKKVTLSVGIVIQPNSILHLGMQKLAEIIERESNGSIDMDIHTLSVSGNNAMLFETARMGTLDMVVAATGVMNKFTDGLTALIDFPFLFETNEEAMYVLNSAFLSGIEDPLKDTGIKCLNIWSMGWRYITSRTPIRLPSDIVGQKIRIMSTESIYEYFKSIGAVPIHIPYGKVREALRAGIIDCEENPYHNILGMRFYEEQRYITRLKYYLDTEGLYMCQKTWDCLSQTNRELLKRAAKEATEWIFREQHYVINQQAKSALVSEHQMEILEISGEQKDMWKKYADFLYASYPHRSFLQKIMEVRNDFRH, from the coding sequence ATGTACGAATTAGTGGAAAATATACGCTCTGTCTGCGGGGTACGCGCTTTTATCGCGGACCTGAGTTTCAAAATCCTTGTACCCAGGCACGACGCGGAGAGTGAAGGCATACAGAGGGAGCTCGACCGATACTCCGCGCCGGACGCTGCGAACATCGCCGCCCTCCCGCGCGGCGACCTGACCGTTTACAAATATGTCTTTGACGGCAGCCCTCTCTGCATATTCATAATAAAAAATGCCAACGCCCGCTTTATCATCAGCTATATGAAGACCTTGGCCGACATTTTGCTCAGAGGCAGCAAAAGGCAGGCTTACGATAATTCGGTGAATACGCGGGACATACTGATAAACCAGATATCCGGCACAAACGCGGAGAGCCGGGAGTTTTCGGCACTAATAGAGGATTTTGGGTATTCCCGTGTCTGTAGAAGATGCGCCGTGCTGTTTGAGATAACCAGGCTGCGCAGCGGCGACGAAAATAATTTTGACTTCTCACCTCCGCCGTTTGAATCGCTAATAAACGAATCGCCGCACAGCTTATCGGGCGAAGACATATACGGCTTCCTCACTTCAAAACGATATATGGTCTATAAAGACGTATCCTCTATCAAAGAAAATGAAATGACGGAGTACATTCAAGACTACGCACGCATCATACTGAGGGCGATGGCCGATGTCGCGGGCTACGAATGCAGAGTCGGGATAGGCAGCGTCTATCATAATATATTCGACCTGCGAAACAGCTATCTGGAAGCTTCGTTCCTGCTCTCAAACTTCGAATATCTCAATAACGCCGCCGGCAATAGGGTACTGCACATAGACGGCTTCATATTTGAATACCTTTCCGAGGTCGCCGGTCTTGATAATTGGCGGACGCGCTTCCGCTCCATCGATGAGGCGCTCCCGGACGGCAGCGGCATGCTCCGCGCGGCGATAGAATTATCCAGAAATGGGATCAACACGACCAGGGCGGCGGAGAAATGCGGCGTCCACCGTAACACTATGATACAAAGATTTACAAGGCTCAAGGCGGCCGCGGGGATTGATCCGGCCAACAGCGACCGGGACAGGATGCTGCTGAGGGCTTTCGCGCTCAACCGCAACAAAAAGGTCACGCTGAGTGTCGGAATAGTGATACAGCCAAATTCCATACTCCACCTGGGAATGCAGAAACTCGCGGAAATCATAGAGCGCGAGTCAAACGGAAGCATAGACATGGACATACATACTCTTTCCGTCTCGGGCAACAACGCGATGCTGTTTGAGACGGCGCGCATGGGGACTCTCGACATGGTCGTCGCCGCGACAGGAGTGATGAACAAGTTCACGGACGGGCTCACGGCTCTGATCGATTTTCCATTTCTCTTCGAAACAAATGAAGAGGCGATGTATGTCCTCAACTCGGCCTTTTTGAGCGGGATAGAAGATCCGCTGAAAGATACCGGCATCAAATGCCTCAACATATGGTCGATGGGGTGGAGGTACATCACATCCAGAACGCCTATACGCCTTCCGTCGGACATTGTTGGGCAAAAGATCCGCATAATGTCTACGGAATCTATATACGAATATTTTAAATCCATAGGAGCTGTCCCGATCCATATCCCTTACGGCAAGGTCAGAGAAGCCCTGCGCGCCGGGATCATCGACTGCGAGGAAAATCCGTACCATAACATCTTAGGAATGAGGTTTTACGAGGAGCAGCGCTATATAACACGCCTCAAATATTACCTCGACACGGAGGGACTGTATATGTGCCAGAAAACCTGGGACTGCCTTTCGCAGACAAACAGAGAGCTTTTGAAGAGAGCGGCTAAGGAAGCGACGGAATGGATATTCCGGGAGCAGCACTATGTCATCAACCAGCAGGCAAAGAGCGCGCTGGTTTCGGAGCATCAGATGGAGATACTGGAAATTTCCGGCGAGCAGAAGGATATGTGGAAAAAATACGCGGATTTTCTATACGCCTCGTATCCTCACCGCTCGTTCCTGCAAAAAATCATGGAGGTCCGCAATGACTTTAGACACTGA
- a CDS encoding helix-turn-helix domain-containing protein yields MTLDTDAVIENLIHDLKNAFPYAHIGAVSPGGKIIWDSDAAPFSQSNKEAFPNKYKSITTVADENGSAFYKISLPLRSLRINIYIPVNIPCDVLTAGKMAESIIGYSNAVSMENELYSRQRNVNMLLERILHADRNDTDVYTSLLAADLGFDMSVKRVMYVIRFLDTDAEQTKNKQMFSLSVNNIQAAVSSISSQDIAGSFRENEIVICHANAGQKSERDFINILKDNIPSGANYFIDIGPECDSISDYPGYFPFVSESLEFAERYVKEGRNVFLATDFLAEHIANNVPKQKLEHFFKRELDYAAKTPWFCETLGALTENNMEMNAAASSIFIHRNTMVFRVNQIRKKLGLDPINKDSDRFRLIVFYRWHENT; encoded by the coding sequence ATGACTTTAGACACTGACGCCGTCATAGAAAACCTTATCCACGACCTGAAGAACGCATTTCCGTACGCCCATATCGGCGCAGTATCGCCAGGCGGCAAAATAATATGGGATTCAGACGCAGCGCCCTTTTCACAGAGCAATAAAGAAGCCTTCCCCAATAAATATAAAAGCATAACCACAGTGGCGGATGAAAACGGCTCGGCTTTTTACAAAATTTCCCTCCCTCTGCGTTCGTTACGTATAAATATCTATATTCCGGTAAATATCCCTTGCGACGTCCTAACGGCAGGTAAAATGGCGGAATCTATAATCGGGTATTCAAACGCGGTTTCTATGGAGAACGAGCTATACTCTAGGCAGCGCAACGTCAATATGCTGCTGGAGCGTATACTGCACGCGGACAGGAACGATACTGACGTATATACCTCGCTGCTGGCGGCTGACCTGGGGTTTGACATGTCTGTGAAACGTGTGATGTACGTCATCCGCTTTTTAGATACTGACGCTGAGCAAACTAAAAATAAACAAATGTTTTCATTGTCGGTAAACAATATCCAAGCCGCTGTTTCATCCATAAGCAGCCAGGACATCGCAGGCTCTTTCAGAGAAAACGAGATCGTAATATGCCACGCGAACGCTGGGCAAAAATCCGAACGCGATTTTATAAATATACTGAAGGACAATATCCCGAGTGGTGCCAATTATTTTATAGACATAGGGCCGGAGTGCGATTCGATCTCCGATTATCCGGGCTACTTTCCATTCGTATCGGAATCCTTGGAATTCGCCGAGAGATACGTAAAGGAGGGGAGAAATGTTTTTCTTGCGACAGACTTCCTTGCTGAGCACATAGCGAATAATGTTCCCAAACAGAAGCTGGAGCATTTTTTCAAGAGAGAGCTGGATTATGCGGCAAAGACTCCGTGGTTCTGCGAGACGCTTGGCGCTCTGACGGAAAATAACATGGAAATGAACGCGGCGGCCAGTTCTATTTTCATACATCGCAACACGATGGTGTTCAGAGTGAATCAAATCCGCAAGAAGCTGGGACTCGACCCTATAAACAAAGACAGCGACAGATTCCGATTGATCGTTTTCTATAGATGGCACGAGAACACATAG